GCAGCGATGAGCTTTGGGGCTAAATGGCCACAGTCTAATCTTCTGTTGTACTGATGTTCCACCCACAGCTGTGGCGGACATCTTTGGAGATCAAGCGAGCTGCTTTGTGATGTGCCACTTGGCAGCCCGTACACAACTGAACTGAGCTGACTAGGCTATTTGAATATGAAGCTGGCCTGCTGGTCTCTGATTGGTCCATATCACAGAGGTCCAAGAAAACTGGTTCCTGATTGGTTCCTTGTCTCCAATTTGGTCCGTCGTTGATGGTTTCATTTGCACCATATGTAGATATCGTttatgtctgtgtgtctgtcgatggccaatttgtcagagtgccagccTTTCAGGAATTCATCCATGAGTGTATCTATCAACATCGACTAGTAgttagaagacatgatgaaaactctttcATTTCACAACATACGGACAGACTTAATCATAGTTTTGTATGGGAAACTGTTGAAATCATCCTAGAACAAACCAAGTTCCAAAAACTCTGGACTATTCCTGGAAttttggcactctgacaaattggcactcaatagacacatagacataaacaacatctacaaacTGTGCAGAAGAGATaatcaacggggggggggggaaaggaaccaaaacttcagaccaacaatcaagaagtaaacactaccccaatcaaggaacttccaaacaagctaacagtaaacagcccaaccaaagaacttcCAAGgccacccccaccaacactgacaggggaaGCCACTAGAAAATAAACAGAgcaaacccaggggtgaaatgctagcggttcgtactggttcaggcgaaccggttgtaaaaaaaaaagctacttgttcatccaaaccggtatttccacACGCGATGTATATTCGCTAGATCAGGGATCAGGgatcccaaagctggctgggggattctgggagttgaagtccaccaggcttaaagttgccaaggttggggacccctgcgctagaaagcaggaaatcctgctttctagtgaatctaaatcacgcggcacagctgtttcccccccacctccctgttctacttaccttgttaagcctcctttttctgtgcgAAGCATGCGTTTGGCTcacactgcgcatgcatgggcagcgaaccggtggcaatcagctgaggatttcaccactgagcaaaCCCCGCTCCCTACTAGCACGGATgttgttgcctagtttgggtactgaaacatctgcaagaaaacaaccaaggtcagagagcaccaaggacccctcagatcTGACTGTCGTCTCTCTAGCCTCCTTTATAATTTGTTCAGGGATGTCCACAAAAGCGTGTAggtgtggaaggaaaaaaaataacaacatggCAGCCAAGACTATATGATCAAAGGCCTCTGTGTATTTTAATTCAGAGACGGTACCCCAAAACTACACACTATTGAGCCCAGTTACTCTAGATTTGGGAATCGGAGTGAAAACATTTTCCCCTACTTGTCCCTTAGCTcatcccctttctttttctcaggAAACAACTTTGCTTTGACTTCTCCCACCATGCCAGCAAGCGAGGTATTCATGAGGGACATCAAGGAAGAGATCGCAGAACCTGAAATCTTGGATCCGGAAGATCCCCCGTGGGCTTTGCTGAGGGCACCCCCAGAGAACCCTTCCTTAGGGTCAGAGGCCCGGTGCGGCCTGCAGAGACAGTGGGAACTCCAGGCCGGGCACATCTGGCGGGAGCCATCCAGGCACATAAGGGCAGCCAATTCCAAGCGCTCCATGTTCCACGTGGGCCGGAAGAAGCTCATGTGCCCGGAATGCGACCGCTGGTTTCACTGCAAGTCGGAATTCTTGCTGCACTGGCGGActcacacgggggagaagccctACGAGTGCCTGGCCTGCGGCAAGCGCTTCATCCAAAGCTCCCACCTAAGTGCCCACCGGCGCATCCACACGGGCGAGAAGCCCTACGAGTGCCCCAGGTGTGGGCGGAGCTTCAACCGGCGCTCCACCTTGACGGAGCACCTGAGGATCCACACCGGGGAGAAGCCGTACAAGTGCCTCCAGTGCGGGGAGAGCTTCCGCTGGAGGCCCTACCTGACCAAGCACCAGAGGATTCACCTGGGCAACGCTGCCTACAGAGGCCTCAACAACAGAGAAGCCATCTTTGATGTCTCGTCCCTCCCGGAGCCTCTGGGAAGACTAGCGGGCAAGTCTGATTTTATTCTCTGCTTTTCTAGAtttcttgttgttgttcagtcactaaattGGATGCTGTtcttcgcaaccccatggaccatagcttGCCAGCCACCCTGCCTTCCGCAGTCtcctgcccaaattcatgttcattgtgttgatgacactatctaaccatctcatcctctgctgtccgtTTCTCCTTGTGCCTTccgtctttcccaacatcagggttttTTTCAGTGAGTCCTCTCTTCCCCGTTAGTCggccaaagcatttgagcttcagcttcattaTCTGTCCTCCTAAGCAACATTCAGGATTGATTTCCTTTAGAATGgattgatttgatctccttgcagtccaaggggctctcaagagccttctccagcaccacaatttGAAAGCAATAGGTAGATTATTAGACCTTTCTCAGGGGCTGCTCAGAGGGagtcaaggcaggggtgaaatccagcaggttctggagaaccggtagcaggaattttgagcaaaactggcaaataccacctctggctggccccagagtagggtgggaatggagattttgcagtatccttcccctgccacgctcaccaagccatgcccaccaagtcacacccacagaatggtaataaaaaaaaaagggatttcaccactgagttcaagctattctccaaagcacctgagggcaggacaagaagcaatgagtggaaactaatcaaggagagaagcaacttagaactaaggagaaatttcctgacagttagaacaattaatcagtagaacaaattgcctccagcagttgtgaatcggggtgaaatgctcccggtttggactggatcacctgatccagtagcgatagtggcgggtgattcggagaaccggtagcaaaaatccctgtgcccccaccccccaagcccagctgagccgcgcgatcatgagaggtgttttttttacttttaaaagcattttttcttcaggtgaaaaaatggttttaaaagttaaaaaaaaagcctttgatgatcgcacggctcagctgggatcgtcaaaaccttttaaaagcattttttcttttaaaaaaaatacttttaaaagcctctgatgatcccagctgagtcgcacaatcatcagaggctttttttttaaatttattttaaaagcatttttttggccaaagaaaaaatgcttttaaaaggctcctctggcgatcccagctgagttgcctgatcatcagaggcttttaaaagcattttttcttcagccgaagaggttgtagaaaaaatgcttttaaaagtaaaaaaaaaaaaaagttggccacacccacccagtcacattaaccccccaccaagcctcgcccacagaaccggtaataacaaattttacatttcacccctgttgtgaatgctcccaacactggaactaatcaaggagagaagcaacctagaactaaggatctacagtatggagattctcagtcatccaggtcatggttgtcccaaaggtgctgtttttcaagaggcaactggactttctgttttttttctttgaagacgtttcgcttctcatccaagaagcttcttcagctctgactggatggtggggaagggaagaatttatcttccttgcagacagctggacatttgcatctttttagagaatcgttgaggccacttggaggtgtcCTCaggggtgcaaatgggtgtggagccttcttggaacttttGAAAGGACTGTTGTTATAGACTGGAGAtggatgatgtcgtatccctccccctctgttgagacagggctgttcaattttgacacagatggACTCTTTGATCTCTCTTtaaaaccagcggtcctctctgtccaaaatgtggactttgctgactTGAAAAGAGTgacctgtgtcttttaaatgcagatgcatTTAATGCAGAATCttctcctgatgggtttgttttccTGTTATCCCAACTGTTTGTCCCAACACTGCCCTCTTCTGGACAGATGGCTCTGATGTTATTCTGGGATCTGCTCTCCCAGTTTAGGAGTCACTGTCCCAATTGCTCCTGCCACTACTGAGACCACcttggcctttactttccacatcctctctagttcctccttcaggccctGGTACAACCTCTCATGCTCCTTCACCCTGACGTTGCTGTCCCTGGACACCATTACATCTATTGCCATCTCTGTCTTCTGTTCCTTGTCTACTACCCCGGTGACGGGTTGATTGGCTTGTATCTGCTTGTCCATCTGGATCTggaagtcccacaggatcttGGCGCTGTTATTCTCCATGACCTTCTGTAGAATCTCCCATCTGGACTTGGGAGGATCTAGCGCCTATGCACTGCGCAGATGTTCCTGTAcacaatggaattctttattggccaaatatgattggatacgcaaggaatttgtctccggtgcataagctcacagtgtACAATGCCAGCTACTGGGTTGTGCCATTCAGTATTTGTAtgtgtgaataaaataaaataataaaataataaaataataaaataataaaataaaataaaataataaatataataaaataaaaaataaaatagaataaaaataaatacaataaaacaaaatataaatataaataaataagataaataaaatataattaaattaaatttaaaaaataaaataaactttcaaaaggagtaatgaaggaaagacagagattaatgcatcaaaaaaaatggcaagagacaaaagtattatccttgaaagaaggtttttttgaaatattaatagacaaaaatattagtgtcccggaaagacaatttgtgaggaagatctggaagaaatgggttgattatatgttttatatctatcataaaagattagatatttggatctatactggattttgatgaggaaggactaaagttgaatagatattgtaattttctgtattgaaattttataatgtgttgcactgaattttaaatagaatattctcaaaagatcttatgtaagaaagacccgggggggaaattatatggttatagaagctataagggagatattttttgaattggattggatttttatgttttagttggttttaaatactttaggattaatttgttctattgatttatatattttattactgttaattgttaattttttaaaaaaaaatttttaaaattttctgaaggattttggttatgttaggaggaagtcagagctagaggggaaaattggtataatagttttgggggaaaaattttcttagcatatgtttgtttatttttaactatagcttgtgcttgttccgggaagtcaggggggagggaggTATTAGTGAAGGAGGGGTTGGGGAAAGggggatttttttgtaaaactttttgaataaaaaaaaataaaatggaaatataaaaacaaaagaaaaccaatcaaaataagtaaaatatatatCTCTAGATACACGGAAAGAGTTAAAGGAAAAGTAAAACCCTTTTTCGGGTAGGAATAGAAACCTTGTgatataaatgcatttaaatcAGCTGCTGTCTCCGCTTtgctcttcccctctcctccagCAGGTGACGCCATTGAGAGTGGCGTCCCAGAAGCCGAGTCCCTGCGTACTGCCTCTGTCTTGTCGAAACCGTGCAGTAGGGTGAAGCCCAGCTCTGAGATCTGTGGGCTCAGGCAAGGCTCAGGTGCGCAGCCGCTCAGGTGGCCCATAAAGACTGAATCGGAGCCACTCCCCGGCGGGAACGACGTCACCGACATCAGCCAAATCAAGATCGTTCAGGTTGAGAAGAGGCACGTGTGCCACGACTGCGGGAAAGCCTTCCAGTATAAATTCGAGTTGGTGAAGCACCGCCGGacccacacgggggagaagcctTTCGAGTGCCTGGCCTGCGGGAAGCGGTTCTTCCAGAGCACGCACCTGAACGCCCACCTGCGCATCCACACAGGCGAGAAGCCCTACGAGTGCCCCAGGTGTGGGCGGAGCTTCAACCGGCGCTCCACCCTGACGGAGCACCtgaggatccacactggggagaagccgTACAAGTGCCTCCAGTGCGGGGAGAGCTTCCGCTGGAGGCCCTACCTGACCAAGCACCAGAGGGTCCACCTGGGAGAGAACACCTACAGATACTTCGACAGCAGGGACAGCCTTTATGACAGCTCTTCCTTCCCAGGGCATCAGGAGGAGAACCAACCAGGTAAGCAGGTGTTAgtccaggaatgtcaaactcaaggcctgcaggctggatctggccagtGGAGTGTTTAAATCTGGCTcacagggccagcctggaaatatcaaaggactggcctgcaggcgAAATCGGAGTGAAAACGGAGCACCACCGACaccccccgagctccgttttcactgaggACGGCAgggggccatcacagctgaaaacggagcctgggagggccacacacggccgtcccgaactccattttcactggcagaggcaccgcgggccagtcctttgctgtttctagggtggccctgcgggtcagatctaagtaccccaccgGCTGGATccgggccccgggccttgagtttgacacccctcctctAGGAGCTACAGAGGAAACTTATGTGCTGTGGAGtgtttctctgagcttggttgtttgctggcAGATATTTCATCACCTGACTGGatagcatcatcagtgccaggGAGTATGGGGTTTAGTTTATTTACAGTAGCTTGCCCTACCAGTATTTGTTTTCTGCTTGGtacttccttgattagggtattgttttctgcttgattgtttgtcttatACACTTTTGTACTTTACCATTGTTTACTTGAATATTAGTTTAAAAAGAGCCCATATATGAATCGTAAGCTTGTTCTGTGTTCTTAGGAAAACCTTGCTGAAACATTAACCAAAGACTgtaaggtgttctgtccccctcgcctccgtccgagcgatggcttaattagccggcactatcagctctggcagcaaactagccagcatctgccaagtgcctctgttatctccctcaatgccgatgagtcaacaaacagtacttcagctctagtcaagcagttgatctGCCTGCTACGaaaaggcatagcagcccttgttgcttttatatcctgtggggtgtgtctctatgactcagcacttcctaggcctgccccacccctggttcccgcctctcctgcctacgaaacctagggtccagccaggcctgattgccatcagctgggtctgtaggTGTAgcctgggaggggaaagagtcaggggatggtcctcattatcttctccacctgggctgcctctggctcctggagctgagccagggaagccagtgctcccgaggtaagtcctgatggcccttccccctcactttccaagtcactttctggcagggtgcccggctcggggggcgcagacaattATAAGATTCAGATTATAAAGGTTCAAGGGTTTGATTTTCATCTGCACCATTCTTCATCCCGTTGTCTGTCCAACGTCTGAATTTAAAGAGTATCCAAAATGTGCAACCATTTTTtggtccaaaacatctggaggataTCAAACGCAGCACGATAAACAATGCacaaataataaaatcatttATCCCAGTGACCGAGCGTGACCGATGCAATCATGGAAGAATCTTTCTCCCCTGCCAAACCCACAAATGAACTTTGTGAGTGTCTTGCAAGGACAGAATAATAAAACCGTGTGGAGGAAACTGGAAAATTGAAGGAAGGGAGACGAAAAAGAGGATTTCAGGCCATTCGATCTGATGGAAATCTGAGCAGCAGCCATTGCGCCATTTTCTCCCTCTGTGTCTTCAAAGCACTTTTCTTCTTGCTTCgtttgttttaattctgttttctctCCTCACCAGAATATTTAACATCCACCCCAGATTTAATCTCCCAACGAGAGCCGTGGTGGCTCCAGCGCTCGGAGGAAAGGAAAAACCGAGAGAGTCGGAGTCGAGGCAAGGGACAAATTGAACCCTCTCGGATCCTATCTGAGGGAGAATCTGAAGGCCACAAATCTCCCACCGGCCCTGCTCCCCCTTACAATAGGGCAGGGCCCAAAGATGCTTGTAAGTTGTTCTTTTATCCTTCCAACCAACAGATGGATCTTAACTGAGCCTGGAATCTGGACTGCTTCCCTTTAGGATGGGAAGGGAATCTCCAGAGGGAAGGGTCAACATCCAGGTCGAGAATCCAAATAAAAATCCAGGATCCATTTCAGAAATCTTACTGTTTATTGAATATTCAGTGAGGTAATGTCAAGACAAAACGGTACTTTTCTAAGCCAAACCCCACAACCTCTCACATAGTCCATGCAAATAATTTCTCTTGATTATGGGAACCGTCTGCTTCAAATCTACACGTGTTGTGATGCCCTTGAACAGATTCCAGGTTCCCATTGGCCTTCAGCAGAATTATAGAAGTTTTGTTTCTCCATCTAACCCAGGGGCGTTAAAaatcaaggcctgcgggctggatcgaCCCATGGGATACTTAgacctggcccatggggccaccctggaaacagcgaaggactgacctgtggtgcttctgccagtgaaaacagagctcgggaagagtagagtagagtagaatagaatagaatagaatagaatagaatagaatagaatagaatagaatagaatagaatagaatagaatagaatagaataacattaTAGAatagattatagaatagaatagaactatagaatagaatagaatagaattatagaatagaatatattatagaatagaatagaattatagaataaaataaaatagaatagaattataaagtagaatagaatagaatagaatagaattatagaatagaatagaatagaattatagaatagaatagattatagaacagaatagattatagaatagaatagaatagaatagaatagaattatagaatagaatagaatagaatagaatagaatagaatagaatagaatagaatagaatagaatagaatagtggtgcatatgctctcagtgtacataaaaagacaagatacatttgtcaagaatcataaggtacaacacttaatgatagtcataggctacaaataagcaatcaaatcatattaggaaacagtcaatataaatcataaggataccagcaacaaggccaTGTGTGGCCCTCCCAGGCTATGTTTTTggccacaacagcctcctgcagccctctgccagtaaaaatggaacccgggggtggggtggggacacaCACagaaccccacccccccaagcttcattttttctggcagggggctgcagggggccatcgcagccaaaaatggagctcgggagccggttttcactggcagacacccctaacacaagtgatgtcaagctggccacaccaacTCTGGCCATGCCCcgccatccacacacacacacccccggtcaaacaaccctgatgcagccctcaattaaATAGAGTTtttacacccctgatctaacccaTTCAAAAGCGACACCTCCCCCCCACATTACtctaatggcaagttgaaatGAAGAGGTACGTAGCTGCCAAAAAGATaacgacaggtagtccttgacttaatgaccACGATCGAGTCCAAAATTCCAGCTGCTAAGCGAGTCAGTTATTcggtgagctttgccccgttttacgacctttcttgccgcagttgtggaGTGAATTATTTCGTTAgcaacatggtcgttaagtggaatctggctcccccattgcttgtcataaatatgagtccgttgccaagcacccgaattttgatcgcgtgaccgcagggatgctgcaacggtcataaatgtgaacaatgttcataagtcacttttttccgtgttgtttgaacggtcactaaaggaatggttgtaattcgaggattatctgtaagcTAGTAGCCCAGCTAAATCACATTTTCCGCGCATTAAATAGCCCACACCAGCAACAAGGCTGGTCAACAGAGTTTTAGAAAAGATCTATAGGGTAGGGACCATTTGGGTGGAGACATTTTTCTGCCAGGTGCTTCCACAGAaggctctacagcaggggtgtcaaactcaaggcccgcgaggCCGAATCCGGCCCgtggggcagtggtggaattcaaatttttttactaccagttctgtgggtgtggcttggtgggcgtggcaggggaaggatactgtaaaattgccattccctcccccacaatggaaggatttatcttccttgcagacagctggtcaacagcatccttttagagggtggtTGTAGCACTTGGAGCTTtagctgtgccctcagggtcacctgagtagtgcaaatggtccctgtagtctgtaattttcacccaagaagaagcttcttttgatgagaagcgaaacgtctttaaagaaaaaccagaaagtccgattgaaaaaaaaaccacttttgggATAGATGGCTCTACTTTAGTCTGGGCAAGCCCAAGGTCAAGATAAGCCTGTGCTGAAATGTAGCAATGCGGTAGAGAGccagggtgggcaattaattttcctaaGAGTCCATATGAGAAACTGGGACTATTGTGGAgggccaaataataataataataataatatcagagttggaagggaccttggaggccttctagtccaaccccctgcccaggcaggaaaccctacaccatctcagatagatggttatccaacattttcttaaaaatttccagtgttggagcatttacaacttctgcaggcaagttgttccaccgattaatcaATAGGTCTGTGAAGGTGGATACATATCAGTggggaaattcatttttttttactacggtttctgtgggcgtggcttggtgggtgtggcgtggcatggcttggtgggcgtggcttgggcgtggcaggggaaggatactgcaaaatccccatttcctcgcgATCAGCTGGGacacgggaggcagagaatagatgggagtggggccagtcagaggtggtatttaccggttctctgaactactcaaaatttccgctgccggttctccagaaccggtcagaacctgctgaatcctacctctgccgtggggtgcttaaatctggtctgCAGGACCAGCCTGGAAATAGTTAGgcaccccgtgccccattttggctggcaaagtgctgcaggaggccatccaggccaaaacGGGATATGGGGAGGGGGCACGTGAGgctcccccacaccccattttggccagcagggtgctgcagggaGCGTCCATCCCatctccttccccaccccacccctggctGGTCTGCGGAGGAGAGCTGCAATGCTGATCCgtccctcgaagaaatccagtgtgACACCCCTAGTCTACAGGATGACATCACATAATAGAGAGGGCCCATTGCTTGGCCTCTGCTACATTTGGTGAGTCGAGCAGAAACGATGGGAGAAActcagtccccgacttacaacagttcatttagtgactgttcaaagttacaatggcactgaaaactatgacttacagcaggggtctccaaccttggccactttaagtctggcggacttcaactcccagaatcccccagccagctttgctggctggggaattctgggagttgaagtccgccaggcttaaagtggccaaggttggagacccctgttctaaggggtGACCCTTCCTGAGACGAGGTGCTAgatggctgggagttgaagtccacctcgcttaaagtggccaaggttggaaacccctgacttACAGTATG
This genomic window from Ahaetulla prasina isolate Xishuangbanna chromosome 2, ASM2864084v1, whole genome shotgun sequence contains:
- the LOC131193472 gene encoding zinc finger protein 383-like isoform X2, whose translation is MMCVFVFGTFPPTGGTEMVATEPFQTFLSSLQAPPFSFEEVAVYFSEVEWALLDAEQRDLYWDVMQENYEAVASLAVAIPKPELICRLERGEEPWVPAQAASEEKKIPLNLYEGNNFALTSPTMPASEVFMRDIKEEIAEPEILDPEDPPWALLRAPPENPSLGSEARCGLQRQWELQAGHIWREPSRHIRAANSKRSMFHVGRKKLMCPECDRWFHCKSEFLLHWRTHTGEKPYECLACGKRFIQSSHLSAHRRIHTGEKPYECPRCGRSFNRRSTLTEHLRIHTGEKPYKCLQCGESFRWRPYLTKHQRIHLGNAAYRGLNNREAIFDVSSLPEPLGRLAGDAIESGVPEAESLRTASVLSKPCSRVKPSSEICGLRQGSGAQPLRWPIKTESEPLPGGNDVTDISQIKIVQVEKRHVCHDCGKAFQYKFELVKHRRTHTGEKPFECLACGKRFFQSTHLNAHLRIHTGEKPYECPRCGRSFNRRSTLTEHLRIHTGEKPYKCLQCGESFRWRPYLTKHQRVHLGENTYRYFDSRDSLYDSSSFPGHQEENQPEYLTSTPDLISQREPWWLQRSEERKNRESRSRGKGQIEPSRILSEGESEGHKSPTGPAPPYNRAGPKDACDNMTAEGLAENKPQSDLVIGEDGDVLPHSSDRDGSLQPGVVFKSRNA
- the LOC131193472 gene encoding zinc finger protein 383-like isoform X3; this translates as MMCVFVFGTFPPTGGTEMVATEPFQAPPFSFEEVAVYFSEVEWALLDAEQRDLYWDVMQENYEAVASLAVAIPKPELICRLERGEEPWVPAQAASEEKKIPLNLYEGNNFALTSPTMPASEVFMRDIKEEIAEPEILDPEDPPWALLRAPPENPSLGSEARCGLQRQWELQAGHIWREPSRHIRAANSKRSMFHVGRKKLMCPECDRWFHCKSEFLLHWRTHTGEKPYECLACGKRFIQSSHLSAHRRIHTGEKPYECPRCGRSFNRRSTLTEHLRIHTGEKPYKCLQCGESFRWRPYLTKHQRIHLGNAAYRGLNNREAIFDVSSLPEPLGRLAAGDAIESGVPEAESLRTASVLSKPCSRVKPSSEICGLRQGSGAQPLRWPIKTESEPLPGGNDVTDISQIKIVQVEKRHVCHDCGKAFQYKFELVKHRRTHTGEKPFECLACGKRFFQSTHLNAHLRIHTGEKPYECPRCGRSFNRRSTLTEHLRIHTGEKPYKCLQCGESFRWRPYLTKHQRVHLGENTYRYFDSRDSLYDSSSFPGHQEENQPEYLTSTPDLISQREPWWLQRSEERKNRESRSRGKGQIEPSRILSEGESEGHKSPTGPAPPYNRAGPKDACDNMTAEGLAENKPQSDLVIGEDGDVLPHSSDRDGSLQPGVVFKSRNA
- the LOC131193472 gene encoding zinc finger protein 383-like isoform X5, whose protein sequence is MAVAIPKPELICRLERGEEPWVPAQAASEEKKIPLNLYEGNNFALTSPTMPASEVFMRDIKEEIAEPEILDPEDPPWALLRAPPENPSLGSEARCGLQRQWELQAGHIWREPSRHIRAANSKRSMFHVGRKKLMCPECDRWFHCKSEFLLHWRTHTGEKPYECLACGKRFIQSSHLSAHRRIHTGEKPYECPRCGRSFNRRSTLTEHLRIHTGEKPYKCLQCGESFRWRPYLTKHQRIHLGNAAYRGLNNREAIFDVSSLPEPLGRLAAGDAIESGVPEAESLRTASVLSKPCSRVKPSSEICGLRQGSGAQPLRWPIKTESEPLPGGNDVTDISQIKIVQVEKRHVCHDCGKAFQYKFELVKHRRTHTGEKPFECLACGKRFFQSTHLNAHLRIHTGEKPYECPRCGRSFNRRSTLTEHLRIHTGEKPYKCLQCGESFRWRPYLTKHQRVHLGENTYRYFDSRDSLYDSSSFPGHQEENQPEYLTSTPDLISQREPWWLQRSEERKNRESRSRGKGQIEPSRILSEGESEGHKSPTGPAPPYNRAGPKDACDNMTAEGLAENKPQSDLVIGEDGDVLPHSSDRDGSLQPGVVFKSRNA
- the LOC131193472 gene encoding zinc finger protein 383-like isoform X1; amino-acid sequence: MMCVFVFGTFPPTGGTEMVATEPFQTFLSSLQAPPFSFEEVAVYFSEVEWALLDAEQRDLYWDVMQENYEAVASLAVAIPKPELICRLERGEEPWVPAQAASEEKKIPLNLYEGNNFALTSPTMPASEVFMRDIKEEIAEPEILDPEDPPWALLRAPPENPSLGSEARCGLQRQWELQAGHIWREPSRHIRAANSKRSMFHVGRKKLMCPECDRWFHCKSEFLLHWRTHTGEKPYECLACGKRFIQSSHLSAHRRIHTGEKPYECPRCGRSFNRRSTLTEHLRIHTGEKPYKCLQCGESFRWRPYLTKHQRIHLGNAAYRGLNNREAIFDVSSLPEPLGRLAAGDAIESGVPEAESLRTASVLSKPCSRVKPSSEICGLRQGSGAQPLRWPIKTESEPLPGGNDVTDISQIKIVQVEKRHVCHDCGKAFQYKFELVKHRRTHTGEKPFECLACGKRFFQSTHLNAHLRIHTGEKPYECPRCGRSFNRRSTLTEHLRIHTGEKPYKCLQCGESFRWRPYLTKHQRVHLGENTYRYFDSRDSLYDSSSFPGHQEENQPEYLTSTPDLISQREPWWLQRSEERKNRESRSRGKGQIEPSRILSEGESEGHKSPTGPAPPYNRAGPKDACDNMTAEGLAENKPQSDLVIGEDGDVLPHSSDRDGSLQPGVVFKSRNA
- the LOC131193472 gene encoding zinc finger protein 383-like isoform X4, with protein sequence MQENYEAVASLAVAIPKPELICRLERGEEPWVPAQAASEEKKIPLNLYEGNNFALTSPTMPASEVFMRDIKEEIAEPEILDPEDPPWALLRAPPENPSLGSEARCGLQRQWELQAGHIWREPSRHIRAANSKRSMFHVGRKKLMCPECDRWFHCKSEFLLHWRTHTGEKPYECLACGKRFIQSSHLSAHRRIHTGEKPYECPRCGRSFNRRSTLTEHLRIHTGEKPYKCLQCGESFRWRPYLTKHQRIHLGNAAYRGLNNREAIFDVSSLPEPLGRLAAGDAIESGVPEAESLRTASVLSKPCSRVKPSSEICGLRQGSGAQPLRWPIKTESEPLPGGNDVTDISQIKIVQVEKRHVCHDCGKAFQYKFELVKHRRTHTGEKPFECLACGKRFFQSTHLNAHLRIHTGEKPYECPRCGRSFNRRSTLTEHLRIHTGEKPYKCLQCGESFRWRPYLTKHQRVHLGENTYRYFDSRDSLYDSSSFPGHQEENQPEYLTSTPDLISQREPWWLQRSEERKNRESRSRGKGQIEPSRILSEGESEGHKSPTGPAPPYNRAGPKDACDNMTAEGLAENKPQSDLVIGEDGDVLPHSSDRDGSLQPGVVFKSRNA